GATGAGGTAAGCAAATGGTTATCACCGGCTGCCGTATATTGGTTTACGGGAACGTCTTGTACTACCCTTAACGAAATTCGGGCTTATTTTGAAAACGCTTGGGAGACAGTCAAGGATGAGGTATATCGTGCAGAAGATGTCACGTGGATTACGACTGGGCAAGAACAGGCGGTCTGTATTTATACGTATCACTGGAAAGGAATGTATCAAGGGGAGCCGGCTGCTGGAAAAGGTCGGGCTACCAATGTTTTTGTTGCAGGCATCAACGGAGAATGGAAATTAATCCACGAACATTTAAGTACGGGTGTATAACGTGAGGAATAGAACGTTGTTGTTATAACAGTCTACATGAATAAAGCTAATAATTAAGGCTTCTATTTGAAGCATGTCTCTTATTTTATCGCCAATTCTATATATTTATATCCAGATATTATGATATAATGAAGTTTACTTTTTAAAAGGAGAGGACTTGCTATTATGGATATTACATTTCGTGAATCGCTGGAGGGAATAGGAATCGCCCAACTTAGCGGGGCTTTTTTCGAAGGTTGGCCAAACCCTCCATCTACGCCTACATTTCTGAAGTTGCTGGAACAATCCTATGCTGTCGAACTGGCTATTGATGAAGAAACCGGAAATGTGGTGGGCTTTATTCAAGCGATTTCAGATGGAGTTCTTAGCGCATATATTCCCTTACTGGAAGTGCTTCCGGAGTATCAGGGTAAAGGGATCGGAACAGATCTCATCAAGCGTATGTTTAATCGTCTAGGTGATCTCTATATGATTGATCTTCTGTGCGATAACGAACTCCAGGAGTTCTATGAGAAACAGGGCATGCAAAAAACATCTGGCATGGTGATTCGTCATTATCAAAATCAGGCTGGAGCGGTAAATAGCTAATAGATTTGGTGAACTAGATGGTTGAAATAAAGTATAAAAATCGTTCCGGAGTAACCCGAAGTTATAAAAAGAGAAAAATATGAATTCAGACTAAAACATTTATATACGGAAGGTTGTTATATATTTGGTGACTAGCCATACATAGGCTTCTGCAAACGGGACGTAAATGAATATGTACGAGGAAAAGGTGGAGATTGGTGTGAAATTGTCGT
This window of the Paenibacillus marchantiae genome carries:
- a CDS encoding YybH family protein, whose translation is MGYQHALEGYIAATNTHEFDEVSKWLSPAAVYWFTGTSCTTLNEIRAYFENAWETVKDEVYRAEDVTWITTGQEQAVCIYTYHWKGMYQGEPAAGKGRATNVFVAGINGEWKLIHEHLSTGV
- a CDS encoding GNAT family N-acetyltransferase, with amino-acid sequence MDITFRESLEGIGIAQLSGAFFEGWPNPPSTPTFLKLLEQSYAVELAIDEETGNVVGFIQAISDGVLSAYIPLLEVLPEYQGKGIGTDLIKRMFNRLGDLYMIDLLCDNELQEFYEKQGMQKTSGMVIRHYQNQAGAVNS